In Accipiter gentilis chromosome 17, bAccGen1.1, whole genome shotgun sequence, one DNA window encodes the following:
- the XKR8 gene encoding XK-related protein 8, with the protein MAPQAAPPRFGPRQLLLAAAGAAAAALDVCADGWVAAEYARGGRPGWAALALALLAVASVATQACSWLWLRSDPPALRPDVPRWLLAGLHLLQLGFLFRCLHALKVGWKVCWAKAEEEEEQRRMAFLSHDISMLRLFETFLENTPQLTLLLYVILQTNKAEPSQGLGICTAFLCVTWSLLDYHQALRSFLQDKYELSLGSSIIYFLWNLFLICPRILAVALFALLWPYGVAIHFPLVWLAMFLWVSLQGTDFMESPGPEQLYRAMVAVILYFSWFNVAQGRTLYRSIIYHSFILVDSTLLALSWLWCRSPSDEHSYLIPVVSTALPCYLLGLVLRVTYYKWLHPNVQVQQEGSFDEVDANGRTNGLEFCSLSVTDLVNKRMQWLAQAQFPVSWPLGQRFLNGAAALESAV; encoded by the exons ATGGCGCCGCAGGCCGCCCCGCCGCGGTTCGGGCCGCGGCAgctgctgctggcggcggcgggggcggcggcggcggcgctggacGTGTGCGCCGACGGGTGGGTGGCGGCGGAGtacgcgcggggcgggcggcccggtTGGGCCGCGCTGGCGCTGGCGCTGCTGGCCGTCGCCTCGGTCGCCACCCAGGCCTGCAGCTGGCTCTGGCTCCGCTCCGACCCGCCCGCCCTGCGCCCCGACGTGCCCCGGTGGCTGCTCGCCggcctccacctcctccagctcGGCTTCCTCTTCAG GTGCCTCCACGCTCTGAAGGTGGGCTGGAAGGTGTGCTGGgcaaaggcagaggaggaggaggagcagagacGCATGGCCTTCCTCTCCCACGACATCAGCATGCTGCGCCTCTTCGAGACCTTCCTGGAGAACACCCCACAGCTCACCCTGCTCCTCTACGTTATCCTGCAGACAAACAAGGCAGAACCCTCCCAGG GACTGGGGATCTGCACTGCCTTCCTGTGTGTGACCTGGTCTCTACTGGACTACCACCAGGCCCTGCGCTCCTTCTTGCAGGACAAGTATGAGCTGAGCCTGGGCTCCTCCATCATCTACTTCCTGTGGAACCTCTTCCTCATCTGCCCCCGCATCCTCGCAGTTGCCCTCTTTGCCTTGCTCTGGCCCTATGGCGTGGCTATCCACTTCCCACTTGTGTGGTTGGCGATGTTCCTCTGGGTCAGCCTGCAGGGCACGGACTTCATGGAGTCACCTGGCCCTGAGCAGCTCTACCGGGCCATGGTGGCCGTGATCCTCTACTTCAGCTGGTTCAATGTGGCACAGGGGAGGACACTGTACCGCAGCATCATCTATCACAGCTTCATCCTGGTGGACAGCACGCTGCTGGCCCTGTCCTGGCTCTGGTGCCGGTCCCCCTCTGATGAGCACTCGTACCTCATCCCGGTGGTTtccactgccctgccctgctacctgctggggctggtgctgaGAGTCACCTACTACAAGTGGCTGCACCCCAACGTGCAGGTGCAGCAAGAGGGCAGCTTTGATGAGGTGGATGCCAATGGGAGGACCAACGGGCTGGAGTTCTGCTCACTGTCGGTGACAGACCTCGTGAACAAGCGAATGCAGTGGCTGGCCCAGGCCCAGTTCCCGGTCTCCTGGCCGCTGGGGCAGCGCTTCCTGAATGGGGCTGCTGCTCTTGAGTCTGCTGTCTGA
- the SMPDL3B gene encoding acid sphingomyelinase-like phosphodiesterase 3b isoform X3, with product MGCRWMSAPLWTSMGCRGTACLTMVFARGCRGISTPVPGAPPPPPSLTWVSAGLFLSHVLTPLSGCSCCAPCNFFSLLKYVITQVLPLSLMGSALASSGDDTPHVPNEKLGEEKVLHIIENLTSLIKETFPDTKVYAAMGNHDFHPKNQFPGKEHRIYNRTAELWRSWLNDASTPLFRAGAFYSEKLPSPRTRGRMVVLNTNLYYDKNNETAGEEDPGGQFQWLEETLTNASRADEMVYIVGHVPPGFFEKKRGMPWFRSGFNERYLKIVQKHHKVIAAQFFGHHHTDSFRMFYSDTGSPINVMFLAPGVTPWKTTLPGVNNGANNPGIRVIDYDPDTLQVLDMVTYYLNLTRANMMASTWEEEFPTWEEEYRLTEAFQVPDGSLRSMQTVLERISKDPHYLQQYYEFNSVRYDLTPCEEACRVDHVCAIREVDFTKYNECVKTSSSASAVISVRLLFFCLLLRLLSPQQAL from the exons atgggctgcaggtggatgtctgctccactgtggacctccatgggctgcagggggacagcctgcctcaccatggtcttcgccaggggctgcaggggaatctctactccagtgcctggagcacctcctccccctccttcactgacctgggtgtctgcagggttgtttctctcacatgttctcactcctctctctggctgcagttgctgtgccccgtgcaattttttttcccttcttaaatatgttatcacacaggtgctaccactgtcactgatgggctcagccttggccagcagtgg agATGATACTCCTCACGTCCCCAATGAGAagcttggagaagaaaaggttCTGCACATAATAGAAAATCTGACTTCTCTGATAAAAGAGACATTTCCAG ATACTAAAGTCTATGCGGCGATGGGCAATCATGACTTCCACCCCAAGAATCAGTTTCCAGGGAAGGAGCACAGGATCTACAACCGAACAGCTGAACTGTGGCGTTCCTGGCTGAATGATGCTTCCACTCCTCTTTTCAGAGCAG GAGCTTTCTACAGTGAGAAGCTGCCCAGCCCAAGGACAAGGGGGCGAATGGTTGTGCTCAATACTAATCTGTACTATGACAAGAATAATGAGACCGCTGGTGAGGAAGATCCTGGAGGGCAGTTCCAGTGGCTGGAAGAAACACTGACCAATGCCTCTAGAGCAGATGAAAtg GTCTACATTGTGGGGCACGTCCCTCCTGGCTTCTTCGAGAAGAAACGAGGCATGCCCTGGTTCCGGAGTGGCTTTAATGAACGATACTTGAAAATCGTGCAGAAGCACCACAAGGTGATTGCTGCCCAGTTTTTTGGGCACCATCACACAGACAGCTTTCGGATGTTTTACAGTGATACAG GTTCTCCAATCAATGTCATGTTCCTGGCCCCTGGAGTGACTCCGTGGAAAACAACATTACCTGGAGTGAACAATGGAGCCAACAACCCTGGGATTCGGGTGATCGACTATGATCCAGACACCCTTCAAGTGTTG GATATGGTGACTTACTACTTGAACCTAACTCGTGCCAACATGATGGCCTCAACGTGGGAGGAAGAGTTCCCAACGTGGGAGGAAGAGTATAGGCTGACAGAAGCATTCCAAGTCCCTGATGGCTCTCTGCGCTCCATGCAAACAGTGCTGGAGAGGATATCAAAGGATCCGCACTATCTGCAGCAGTACTATGAGTTTAACTCTGTCAGATATGACCTCACTCCGTGCGAGGAGGCCTGCCGTGTTGATCATGTTTGTGCCATCAGGGAAGTTGATTTTACAAAATACAATGAGTGTGTTAAaaccagcagctctgcctctgccgTCATCAGTGTTcggcttttatttttctgcttgctcTTAAGACTTCTTAGTCCCCAGCAAGCGCTGTAA
- the SMPDL3B gene encoding acid sphingomyelinase-like phosphodiesterase 3b isoform X2 encodes MQPVALLLLCPLAAALLGKGRQSAPLPGWPGWGPRAVPGGSPAPPGERRRLPAAAGRFWHVTDLHWDPDYEAAAGAGQVCPSAGSRAVPAAGPWGSYLCDAPWRLLASAVRAMRNRLQRPDFVLWTGDDTPHVPNEKLGEEKVLHIIENLTSLIKETFPDTKVYAAMGNHDFHPKNQFPGKEHRIYNRTAELWRSWLNDASTPLFRAGAFYSEKLPSPRTRGRMVVLNTNLYYDKNNETAGEEDPGGQFQWLEETLTNASRADEMVYIVGHVPPGFFEKKRGMPWFRSGFNERYLKIVQKHHKVIAAQFFGHHHTDSFRMFYSDTGSPINVMFLAPGVTPWKTTLPGVNNGANNPGIRDMVTYYLNLTRANMMASTWEEEFPTWEEEYRLTEAFQVPDGSLRSMQTVLERISKDPHYLQQYYEFNSVRYDLTPCEEACRVDHVCAIREVDFTKYNECVKTSSSASAVISVRLLFFCLLLRLLSPQQAL; translated from the exons ATGCAGCCCGTCGCGCTCCTCCTGCTCTGCCCGCTGGCCGCGGCCCTGTTAGGTAAGGGGAGGCAGAGTGCCCCACTCCCCGGCTGGCCGGGCTGGGGGCCCCGAGCGGTGCCCGGCGGCAGCCCCGCGCCCCCCGGTGAGCGTCGGCGTCTCCCGGCGGCGGCAGGGCGCTTCTGGCACGTCACCGACCTCCACTGGGACCCCGACTAcgaggcggcggcgggtgccGGCCAGGTGTGCCCCTCGGCCGGCTCCCGCGCCGTGCCCGCTGCCGGGCCCTGGGGCAGCTACCTCTGCGACGCGCCCTGGCGCCTGCTCGCCTCCGCAGTCCGCGCCATGAGGAACCGCCTGCAGCGGCCGGACTTCGTCCTCTGGACTGG agATGATACTCCTCACGTCCCCAATGAGAagcttggagaagaaaaggttCTGCACATAATAGAAAATCTGACTTCTCTGATAAAAGAGACATTTCCAG ATACTAAAGTCTATGCGGCGATGGGCAATCATGACTTCCACCCCAAGAATCAGTTTCCAGGGAAGGAGCACAGGATCTACAACCGAACAGCTGAACTGTGGCGTTCCTGGCTGAATGATGCTTCCACTCCTCTTTTCAGAGCAG GAGCTTTCTACAGTGAGAAGCTGCCCAGCCCAAGGACAAGGGGGCGAATGGTTGTGCTCAATACTAATCTGTACTATGACAAGAATAATGAGACCGCTGGTGAGGAAGATCCTGGAGGGCAGTTCCAGTGGCTGGAAGAAACACTGACCAATGCCTCTAGAGCAGATGAAAtg GTCTACATTGTGGGGCACGTCCCTCCTGGCTTCTTCGAGAAGAAACGAGGCATGCCCTGGTTCCGGAGTGGCTTTAATGAACGATACTTGAAAATCGTGCAGAAGCACCACAAGGTGATTGCTGCCCAGTTTTTTGGGCACCATCACACAGACAGCTTTCGGATGTTTTACAGTGATACAG GTTCTCCAATCAATGTCATGTTCCTGGCCCCTGGAGTGACTCCGTGGAAAACAACATTACCTGGAGTGAACAATGGAGCCAACAACCCTGGGATTCGG GATATGGTGACTTACTACTTGAACCTAACTCGTGCCAACATGATGGCCTCAACGTGGGAGGAAGAGTTCCCAACGTGGGAGGAAGAGTATAGGCTGACAGAAGCATTCCAAGTCCCTGATGGCTCTCTGCGCTCCATGCAAACAGTGCTGGAGAGGATATCAAAGGATCCGCACTATCTGCAGCAGTACTATGAGTTTAACTCTGTCAGATATGACCTCACTCCGTGCGAGGAGGCCTGCCGTGTTGATCATGTTTGTGCCATCAGGGAAGTTGATTTTACAAAATACAATGAGTGTGTTAAaaccagcagctctgcctctgccgTCATCAGTGTTcggcttttatttttctgcttgctcTTAAGACTTCTTAGTCCCCAGCAAGCGCTGTAA
- the SMPDL3B gene encoding acid sphingomyelinase-like phosphodiesterase 3b isoform X1: MQPVALLLLCPLAAALLGKGRQSAPLPGWPGWGPRAVPGGSPAPPGERRRLPAAAGRFWHVTDLHWDPDYEAAAGAGQVCPSAGSRAVPAAGPWGSYLCDAPWRLLASAVRAMRNRLQRPDFVLWTGDDTPHVPNEKLGEEKVLHIIENLTSLIKETFPDTKVYAAMGNHDFHPKNQFPGKEHRIYNRTAELWRSWLNDASTPLFRAGAFYSEKLPSPRTRGRMVVLNTNLYYDKNNETAGEEDPGGQFQWLEETLTNASRADEMVYIVGHVPPGFFEKKRGMPWFRSGFNERYLKIVQKHHKVIAAQFFGHHHTDSFRMFYSDTGSPINVMFLAPGVTPWKTTLPGVNNGANNPGIRVIDYDPDTLQVLDMVTYYLNLTRANMMASTWEEEFPTWEEEYRLTEAFQVPDGSLRSMQTVLERISKDPHYLQQYYEFNSVRYDLTPCEEACRVDHVCAIREVDFTKYNECVKTSSSASAVISVRLLFFCLLLRLLSPQQAL; the protein is encoded by the exons ATGCAGCCCGTCGCGCTCCTCCTGCTCTGCCCGCTGGCCGCGGCCCTGTTAGGTAAGGGGAGGCAGAGTGCCCCACTCCCCGGCTGGCCGGGCTGGGGGCCCCGAGCGGTGCCCGGCGGCAGCCCCGCGCCCCCCGGTGAGCGTCGGCGTCTCCCGGCGGCGGCAGGGCGCTTCTGGCACGTCACCGACCTCCACTGGGACCCCGACTAcgaggcggcggcgggtgccGGCCAGGTGTGCCCCTCGGCCGGCTCCCGCGCCGTGCCCGCTGCCGGGCCCTGGGGCAGCTACCTCTGCGACGCGCCCTGGCGCCTGCTCGCCTCCGCAGTCCGCGCCATGAGGAACCGCCTGCAGCGGCCGGACTTCGTCCTCTGGACTGG agATGATACTCCTCACGTCCCCAATGAGAagcttggagaagaaaaggttCTGCACATAATAGAAAATCTGACTTCTCTGATAAAAGAGACATTTCCAG ATACTAAAGTCTATGCGGCGATGGGCAATCATGACTTCCACCCCAAGAATCAGTTTCCAGGGAAGGAGCACAGGATCTACAACCGAACAGCTGAACTGTGGCGTTCCTGGCTGAATGATGCTTCCACTCCTCTTTTCAGAGCAG GAGCTTTCTACAGTGAGAAGCTGCCCAGCCCAAGGACAAGGGGGCGAATGGTTGTGCTCAATACTAATCTGTACTATGACAAGAATAATGAGACCGCTGGTGAGGAAGATCCTGGAGGGCAGTTCCAGTGGCTGGAAGAAACACTGACCAATGCCTCTAGAGCAGATGAAAtg GTCTACATTGTGGGGCACGTCCCTCCTGGCTTCTTCGAGAAGAAACGAGGCATGCCCTGGTTCCGGAGTGGCTTTAATGAACGATACTTGAAAATCGTGCAGAAGCACCACAAGGTGATTGCTGCCCAGTTTTTTGGGCACCATCACACAGACAGCTTTCGGATGTTTTACAGTGATACAG GTTCTCCAATCAATGTCATGTTCCTGGCCCCTGGAGTGACTCCGTGGAAAACAACATTACCTGGAGTGAACAATGGAGCCAACAACCCTGGGATTCGGGTGATCGACTATGATCCAGACACCCTTCAAGTGTTG GATATGGTGACTTACTACTTGAACCTAACTCGTGCCAACATGATGGCCTCAACGTGGGAGGAAGAGTTCCCAACGTGGGAGGAAGAGTATAGGCTGACAGAAGCATTCCAAGTCCCTGATGGCTCTCTGCGCTCCATGCAAACAGTGCTGGAGAGGATATCAAAGGATCCGCACTATCTGCAGCAGTACTATGAGTTTAACTCTGTCAGATATGACCTCACTCCGTGCGAGGAGGCCTGCCGTGTTGATCATGTTTGTGCCATCAGGGAAGTTGATTTTACAAAATACAATGAGTGTGTTAAaaccagcagctctgcctctgccgTCATCAGTGTTcggcttttatttttctgcttgctcTTAAGACTTCTTAGTCCCCAGCAAGCGCTGTAA
- the SMPDL3B gene encoding acid sphingomyelinase-like phosphodiesterase 3b isoform X4: protein MQPVALLLLCPLAAALLGRFWHVTDLHWDPDYEAAAGAGQVCPSAGSRAVPAAGPWGSYLCDAPWRLLASAVRAMRNRLQRPDFVLWTGDDTPHVPNEKLGEEKVLHIIENLTSLIKETFPDTKVYAAMGNHDFHPKNQFPGKEHRIYNRTAELWRSWLNDASTPLFRAGAFYSEKLPSPRTRGRMVVLNTNLYYDKNNETAGEEDPGGQFQWLEETLTNASRADEMVYIVGHVPPGFFEKKRGMPWFRSGFNERYLKIVQKHHKVIAAQFFGHHHTDSFRMFYSDTGSPINVMFLAPGVTPWKTTLPGVNNGANNPGIRVIDYDPDTLQVLDMVTYYLNLTRANMMASTWEEEFPTWEEEYRLTEAFQVPDGSLRSMQTVLERISKDPHYLQQYYEFNSVRYDLTPCEEACRVDHVCAIREVDFTKYNECVKTSSSASAVISVRLLFFCLLLRLLSPQQAL, encoded by the exons ATGCAGCCCGTCGCGCTCCTCCTGCTCTGCCCGCTGGCCGCGGCCCTGTTAG GGCGCTTCTGGCACGTCACCGACCTCCACTGGGACCCCGACTAcgaggcggcggcgggtgccGGCCAGGTGTGCCCCTCGGCCGGCTCCCGCGCCGTGCCCGCTGCCGGGCCCTGGGGCAGCTACCTCTGCGACGCGCCCTGGCGCCTGCTCGCCTCCGCAGTCCGCGCCATGAGGAACCGCCTGCAGCGGCCGGACTTCGTCCTCTGGACTGG agATGATACTCCTCACGTCCCCAATGAGAagcttggagaagaaaaggttCTGCACATAATAGAAAATCTGACTTCTCTGATAAAAGAGACATTTCCAG ATACTAAAGTCTATGCGGCGATGGGCAATCATGACTTCCACCCCAAGAATCAGTTTCCAGGGAAGGAGCACAGGATCTACAACCGAACAGCTGAACTGTGGCGTTCCTGGCTGAATGATGCTTCCACTCCTCTTTTCAGAGCAG GAGCTTTCTACAGTGAGAAGCTGCCCAGCCCAAGGACAAGGGGGCGAATGGTTGTGCTCAATACTAATCTGTACTATGACAAGAATAATGAGACCGCTGGTGAGGAAGATCCTGGAGGGCAGTTCCAGTGGCTGGAAGAAACACTGACCAATGCCTCTAGAGCAGATGAAAtg GTCTACATTGTGGGGCACGTCCCTCCTGGCTTCTTCGAGAAGAAACGAGGCATGCCCTGGTTCCGGAGTGGCTTTAATGAACGATACTTGAAAATCGTGCAGAAGCACCACAAGGTGATTGCTGCCCAGTTTTTTGGGCACCATCACACAGACAGCTTTCGGATGTTTTACAGTGATACAG GTTCTCCAATCAATGTCATGTTCCTGGCCCCTGGAGTGACTCCGTGGAAAACAACATTACCTGGAGTGAACAATGGAGCCAACAACCCTGGGATTCGGGTGATCGACTATGATCCAGACACCCTTCAAGTGTTG GATATGGTGACTTACTACTTGAACCTAACTCGTGCCAACATGATGGCCTCAACGTGGGAGGAAGAGTTCCCAACGTGGGAGGAAGAGTATAGGCTGACAGAAGCATTCCAAGTCCCTGATGGCTCTCTGCGCTCCATGCAAACAGTGCTGGAGAGGATATCAAAGGATCCGCACTATCTGCAGCAGTACTATGAGTTTAACTCTGTCAGATATGACCTCACTCCGTGCGAGGAGGCCTGCCGTGTTGATCATGTTTGTGCCATCAGGGAAGTTGATTTTACAAAATACAATGAGTGTGTTAAaaccagcagctctgcctctgccgTCATCAGTGTTcggcttttatttttctgcttgctcTTAAGACTTCTTAGTCCCCAGCAAGCGCTGTAA